A stretch of DNA from Ranitomeya variabilis isolate aRanVar5 chromosome 1, aRanVar5.hap1, whole genome shotgun sequence:
ATAAGAGACCTGCAAGCCTCCTTACCGCTATGCATTCCTGGcttttcttttgattagccgggtTAGCTCAATGTCATTATTGTGACCTTATGCACACATGACATCATGCCTTTACTGCTAATCAAAAGAGTTACGAATACTGGAAGGGAAGGAAACATGCAGGTCTCACATCCAGTGGTCACAGAGTACTGACCTGGCTGATGTACCTTGTCAAAGGTCACATCCAGGGGGGCCGTAACTGGACTCACCCTCTGTTATATTTGGAacaaacagctctctgctgccccatgTTACGGGCAAGTACGTGATTGACTGACGATCAACGGAGGAGGCTgcaggctgtttccactaataggccAGTTATTGAGAAATTAACAGTGATTGTATGTTACATACGCCTCCGATTTCGCACATGGAATATTTGCATATACTCCCAATGCAGTCGCTGCAAACTTCATGATAACCCCGATAACACAAAACTACTCACTGCCACCATCATTAATGTTTTATTCAGGCTGACTGGAGGCTTGGTTCTGGTTCTGATAGTGTACGGTTTCCGGGTGTGGGtttcagaacaaaaggaacagaactattaaattttacATTTAATCTAAAGCAATATGAAATAGCATGCATCTACTTCACTGACTCGTCTTGAAGCTAAATATGTATGCCCCATCACTATCAGAGCTTTTCAAGCCCCGATATTCATATTTTTTTTAGAGACCCCAAGTCTGGGGGGAGCAATACCTTCTTCCACTGTCTATGTGTAAACACATGTACCCTTAATATCTAACTCTCTGAAAAGACCTTCCCTGCCTTAATTACCTGTCCAATCTATATACCATTCTTTTATGCACAAAAGACATCCTCCTTGGTATTGCTAGCTCCCTTATTTCCAAAAGGAGGTGCCTGCATTTTAGTTAGGTATAGTTGGATAATGAACAACCTAACTTACTGCAATTTAATGCTCCTTGTACCAGTCTAATTCTAGGAGACAGTCAGCTATTTTTGCTACGGCAATTCCATGTGAGAGAAAGAGGAAGGAGGAGGGTGAATGCCCCCTCACTAGGGGCTTCAGAGATTTTAATAATTTCTGTGACAGACCAGAGTAGTGGGTATCAATTTGCCCAGCTCTCATCTGTGTATAAATAAGATGAATGACTCAGTAGGACAACTTTGCTCATATGATCCATTATAATGTACAAGCTTCATATGAAGACCGAGAATCTCTTAGCAACTGTCTGTAAGTCACCTTACTCTTTTGAGTAAAGAGCTGATATAAAGAGGAGCTCTTGTGCTAGCAGGCATAATGTCTCAGGAGATTTATCAAACTATAAATTCTCTGCAGAGCACAATCCATCCAAAAAAAGCACCTCCATTGCTCTACAAACGCCTCTTCAGATGTTTTTGTCATGCCCAATGGTTCTCAACAACAAGCTTTACATAAGCAGATAAAGATGATGTGCCACTCGCTACTCTTTCAAGTTTTAAAATCAACACATATGGCTACAGCTGTATTTTATCAAGCTTCCTCCAGGCCACCTTCTCGGCCAAGCCAAACAGTTGTAATTGTAAGTCTCCATTTACCGCTTGAGCATGTGAATATGCAAATAGTGGTGAGTGGCGAATAATCACTACCTTACCTGTAGAGGTCTATGTGTGATACTTAGGGAGCAAATATGTGTcaaaaacagttataaaaaaaGTCTTACAAACTTTTATAGCAATAAAACTCtttcatataatttttttaagGACTATAATAGTGTGTTTAAACTCAATTATAATCCTTAAATAATATTGTAAGAAACAGTGCTGATTCTGGCTGCACTATTGCATGATGTGAATTGGAATATTACAGATAACTTTCCATGTTTCGCCTATGATAATAAAGACCTTATGATAAAAATAACATTTTAAGGAGCATTATAGTAAAGTCTTATTTTTCATCTTTCTATCTAGTTGTGCATCAAATTTGGGCCGTGTCGGTGGAGGACAGTGGCTTGCGTTAGATGTAGCTGGCTGCATGTACAGAGGAATCATACAACATGAGCTTAACCATGCCCTGGGGTTCTACCATGAACATATGAGGAGTGACCGTGACAGCTATGTCACCATCATGTTCCAGTATATATCACCAGGTAATTCACTTGATCTGAATGCTGAATTGCAGAGGGGTTGACTGGaataggcacatctctaagatgccacCTCACAGCAGGAAGGCAGGGAGGAGGTGACACAATTTTTTAATTAATCTTGGTCTTATCAACACTGAAGCTCTACAAAAGCAATGTACACTATGATTGCCTATCATTCTGTCTTCTCTTGctggctagagatgagcaaatttgattaTGTCAGGGCTTATTcgacaagctatagtgcttaccgaataagcagtagagggaacctggcttcctggagagcccctgataatcagctgttcgtcaccgaagctgcatgtgtcgcggctgtgtcaaagtcacgacacatgcatggagagcctgtttgttgggctctccaggcatgtgtcgtgactgtcacacagccacaacacatgcagctgtggagccaaacagctgatcagctggagcGTTCCAGGAAGCTGGGTTTACTCTGCAGCTTATGCGGTAAGCGCTATACAGCTtgtcgaataagccctgacccaatcaaattcaCTCATGTCTATTGCTGTCCACATCATATCAGCTACTGCTCCTGTCCAAAATACAACTGGATCAGAAATAATAGTGGCCAGTAATAAGCGATGAAAGTGATCTGTTCCCTCCTGTCTTGCTTTTTTTATGTGCTTTTTGCTGTACCTGGGGGTTGCAGTGTGCACTTTATTGCTGACTTCACTTTGCACCTTCAAATTGCACTGGCCCAGAGAACGCTCCTGCACATTttatgagaaaatggaaaaaagagAAAGATTTGCAAGCTTACCGCATATGGTCTAGTGTGCACGGCACACCATGATCCACCTGCTCACGAAAACTGTAAGTGGAAAAAAGATAAAGTTTCCAGCTCCTGGTTGAAATTTGTAGAAATTCTTTATTTCATCCAAGATGTACTATGCAAAATAAAATTGTGGCACCTTAATAGCCAGGAAAATACTTATGTCCCCAAAAATTGGGAACAGTATTCAAGGAGCATTTCGCCACAGTCTTCGTCATAAGGCACCAGGCCGGGGTTTACAGCTCTTATATCACGTGAGTTTGCTCGTACATATGCACTTATAGCCTTCTTTTGCAGAgtatgcactattgcactttacttACAACTTCTGTTATATTGCACACACTTTTGCGTCTTACAAATATTTGATTCCATTGAGACCTATTTATGCATTTTCATAGTGTGCACTGATGCATTTTGCTTGAGCATTTCTGCTGCATGCTTAGTAACTGTATTTTATCAGGACCTCTGTTGGGACTGCTTGATACATAGATGCAGCTATTATGTTTACTAaattgcactatatatatatatatatatatatatatatatatacatactgtatatatataattcctTTATATACTAGTTTTACATATGTTACTCCATTTCAATTAAATATCACTATCCTCTCTAATTAATTACCCCCATATATTCCTGCTTAGTTGTGTTACTCTGATGTGATATATTTTAATATTCTGATTAAATACATTTATAAGGATCTATATACTCTCCGACCCTTCTCTGTGCTTTTGACTAATAGAATGGGTTATGTGTGATAATTTAATATTTGAGAGTCATTGTTCACTAATAGATAATACCTTTTTGGGGAAACCTTGTCTGATTATATTACAAGTCACTTGTCGTCATCAGTCATAGCCATGATGAAGGGGCCGTTtgagctctgaaagcttgcaaatgtAATATCTCTGGTTAGCCAATAGAGGTATCCCTCCTTGAATACTTTTCTCAGTTTTTTGGGACATAAGTATTTGCATTGATTTCATCTAAGATTAAATGGGAAAATTGGTCCCAAGACAGACAGCACAAGAGATCTTTTACCCCTCATCTATTGATGTGACCAGTTTATACATTAAGCATAAGTGGTGAAGAATAATTTCTACAGGGTGCAACATTTCCCTAACTTACTACAAAGCCTACATACTTTTTTGTCTATGgattaataaaaaaatgaaaaaaatgtcaaaaatctatgaaaaaataagaaaaaaagtccTAAGAATGAAAAGATTCCCTCAAGACACTGTTCTCTTTCAGCCCTATCAGaacaaaattctaaaaaaaaaaaaaaaaaaagaaaaaaagtttgagTCTTGGAATTTCGTTACACAAAGAACTATTTTTTTCAATTGGCTTTATTTGTTTTGTCCAATTGTCCAGGTATCAAAGTATACATCTTGTTATCAGAACAGTCATGCGGCTGAGTAAACAGAAAAGCAGTGTGGGACCACAGGGTGTATTAAAGCTTTGTTGATCTTCAGTTTAGACGAACAACAATTGATAATCAAACTGAGAATTATTAagaagtgtgaaaaaaaaaatcacaacattttgttttaattttatttaatatttgcCTTTCTGTCCTAGAGGCGCAATAATAATTTCAGATATGTGTGGTGATTTTGAAGCAGCAATTGCTGCAATAGGTTAAGGGTTTTACGAAACCTTGTAAAAATATGCACGTAACCAAATTGAACAGTTTTCAGATATACCAATCTGAAAAACTGTGAATTTTTGCATGGATTTTGTGCAAAAGGGTTGATTAAATGCAAAGTCAATATAAAGTGATGGCACTGCGTACCTTGTGAATGCTAGTCTTGCTAATGTCGTAAGAAGTCGCCATTAATTTGATATTTTTATCATTATAAGATCCAGTCTAATACAGTTCTCTTGTCTTACAGGTGATCTTCCAAACTTTAATAAAGCAAACACTAATAATCTTGGTGTGGAGTACGACTACTCGTCAGTGATGCATTACGAACGGTAAGTTGGTTAGTGACATCAGGAATTATACCTGGTTACTAGAAAGACCAAAACTAATATAAAATCTGGAATATTCATTTCTATGATGTGTTATTCTGCCACAATCTCACGTTTCCACTAATTTTTTCTTAATCTTGTGTATCTGACAGTGACGCATTCAGTAACACTTCAGGACAAGCCACCATTGTGCCCAAACCTGATCCCAACGTCCCAATTGGACAAAGAGATGGACTAAGTGTTCTCGATGTTTCCAAAATCAACCGGTTGTATCAGTGCAGTAAGTTCTTGCAGATCCACATTTTTCAAAAAGTTGTAACCAAGATTTATCAGATCAGGACATTAGAACCATTATAGGGCAATAAAGATCTGTTTCATACTCATAAACATTGCTTCAATGATTCTATCCTTCTCTTAGATGTTTGTGGTAATTTATTTAATCAGCAAAGTGGAAATCTGACCTCAGCCAACTACCCATCCGCGTACCCAAATAATGCCAGCTGCGTTTTCCTGATTAGAACTCCATCAAATCAGGTACAGTAATGAAGAAACAGAATTATTGTCAAGTTCCCCATTTTTTGACACAGGACAATATTTTATAACAAGATTTAATTTCTAGTATATCAGGAAGATGCTCCTTTCTGACAACATTCATGGATTATCTCTCCTGATATATGGTGGTATAAATGAAACCATATTTTTAAATAACTATTGGACCATGTCTGTAGGTTAGATTACCCAACTGTGATCAACATACATCTATTCTGTTAATATGGGAAAATTCTGAATAAGTATCtataaatgtaaaagtttaaatagcAAAACCATCACTATAGTCCAACTTACAATACAATTGTTTCATTCTTTTGATGCTCATGAGTCATGACTTATTTCTCCATCATTTTTAGTGTTTGTTACTCACACCAACTCATTAGACCTCGTTCTTTGCCGCGCTACAATGGTGTTGGATAGTTCTCTGTGGTTTCATTACTAAGAACTAAATCATGACTTTTTTATGATTTTAGGTTTCATTGACTTTTGTTGCCTTTGATGTCCAGTCAACTCCTAATTGTGCTTCTGACTACATTATGATTTATGATGGTCCTACTAAGAGGTATCCTGCAATTATAAACAGAACTTGTGGCTCTGGAGCAGTGCCTCCAGTTATTGCATCTACCAACCAATTACTGGTTGAGTTTTCCAGTGATAGCAGTGTTGCCGGGACAGGCTTCAAAGCtttatacagcacgggtacagtgTAACATTCTATTTTGGTAAAATAATTTACTATACTGTTTTGTATTTTTCAATATGATCAATAGACCTTTAAGATCCACATCCTCATTGGAACATGACAACTCTATCAATTTTACTCAAGAAAAAAATGGCATTTTTGAAAAATTACATACCTTAAAAGGAGACTGTCAACAGAGAAAAacagttcaaaccaagtacaggctctTGGTGCATCTTTGGCATGTCCAAA
This window harbors:
- the LOC143768869 gene encoding embryonic protein UVS.2-like isoform X4 encodes the protein MGPVTSLPPPLQFSISGLKGNDIKEEEPEGVFSKILKVNKDKTLPVQEGDILVKTGRNAITCTQCLWPKSADGTVIVPYTLATVYNDWQRFMFKTAMEEYESLTCVRFTPRAAESNYINITSGNGCASNLGRVGGGQWLALDVAGCMYRGIIQHELNHALGFYHEHMRSDRDSYVTIMFQYISPGDLPNFNKANTNNLGVEYDYSSVMHYERDAFSNTSGQATIVPKPDPNVPIGQRDGLSVLDVSKINRLYQCNVCGNLFNQQSGNLTSANYPSAYPNNASCVFLIRTPSNQVSLTFVAFDVQSTPNCASDYIMIYDGPTKRYPAIINRTCGSGAVPPVIASTNQLLVEFSSDSSVAGTGFKALYSTVPCGGTYYAPQGNITSPNYPNNYGNNLSCNYTITAPVGRRIVLTISEFNMEYGYFCMYDHIQIQDGKDTYGPFCGLRSIPVITSHTNSLVITFYSDWSNQYKGYTGSYNFI